TTTGTGTATCTGCCTTACAGTTCAGTAATGCAATGATCCCATTCAAGAAACAATCATACGCATTTGAAATGCCTTGAAAACAAATACCAATTagttgaaaaaaatcttaacatttGTAGTTCTAAGTAACATAGCTAACTGAAAACTAGAAGGCCATGTACGGAAAGTCCACTAAATCTGTTTCTGCCTTTTCTAAGCACATCCATCCTGTCTGTCCTACCTGTAAAACGGGGTATGATGGGGATTGTTTTATCCTTTCGGTAGGCACGCACTATGTACGATAGTGCCCAGATCCTGTGAGCACAATTTATCTTCACCTAAGAAGATTTTACAAAGTAGTAGTGACGTTCTTTTAAACCAGTGATGGGGAAGGCTGGAAGCGAAATTATTAATGGCCCGAGCGAAGCAACAAGCGTGAATAGGAAGTGAATCACGAGGACGAGATAAATTTTGAGGAACAAGGGAGGAACGTGAATGGCGAGATAGAGAAGACATATATGAGTTCATGACGGATGACACATGATTCTCATCAGGTGCTTGCGTTGTGTGCCACGACGTCAGGGACGGAAGGACCGTTTTGcgtggtctgcgcatgcgcagttcatTAAGGGTCTGCATAtcgtctgcacaataaaacaagctgtggaCGACGATTGACATGCTTATGGTGATCAGGTTTCACTGGCTGGGAAGAGACAGGACAAAGACAACATGACCGTTATCGATGTGAGATgcaaacaggtaaaaaaaaagagtaggtAAAGAGCTTtatatgcgcatgcgcagaccgtGCCAGGATGGTGCGATGACTCCAAGGACAAACAACGTTTTAAACATGTTAACACACAACTTTTCCTATGATGACTTTTGACACAGGCTTCTATGAAACCAGTTGACTTTACCATATGTGTTGTGGAATAGGAACTAATCGTACATCAGGTGTCCGTCACAAAACCTTTACGTACCTGGTTATAAAGAACTTTTGTTTCATTGAAATCCTTGGGAGGGACAATACAGTAGCTAATGTTTGAATTTGTGAGGTCCCGGTAATATCCGATGTCGACCCAAGCTACGAAGTGCGTTGTCACCAAACCATGCTGTAACACCATGGCGTCGTGCAGACATGCGTACTTGGCGTGCATGGAGCAGGAATATTCGGGAACAACGGTGTTTGGCGCATGTTTCGGGTAGTCCTTGCGGGCATACAGGCGGGCTATGACATCCTTATACTGGAATGGCCAAAGCGTGGAACTGTCgtaaagaaacaatgaaaaataagtcACCTTCACCTCGCCGCTTGCTgagaatagtgtgtgtgtgcgcgcgcgctcgttTGTATCTTTTTATCCCTGTAAGCAGGAATGAatacatgtgtttgtgcgtgtgtgaatgtgtgtgcttgcgcatgtgtatgtgtgtaaatatctCTGCACGTGATTGACAAGTGCTCTTACGAACATTAATCATCACCCGAATATCAATGTCGCCATGATGCTAATATATCTTTTTCTCTAGCAACAGATGTCCCATCCATCCTGCTCTTACCGATTAACGGATATGACGTGGGTGAGATGTGGCGCCATGTGTGCGCGCAGTTGCCGGATGTGCTCCCCAAACTTGTCCGAGTCCGTGTAGAAGATCAAAGGAGCGTAAATGCGACCAAAGGCTTCGCTCCACGGGTAGTACGCCTGCACAGTCCGCCGGCCACCGCCTTTCGCGTGGTCTCCGAAATCGAAGAAAGCAGAGACAAAGGTGAGATTATATTCCTGACAGACAACCGGCTTTTTTGTTGTACCTGTCAAGGTGATGACACTGCTGGTAGTCGCCCGTtcctgaataataataattaaaaaaaaagaaaagaatgaaagacaagCTGTTACAAGGTCATCAGAAACTTGATACGGACGGACATAGAGTATGATTTACagcttctcacacacacacacccacataaaTAGAGACC
The Pomacea canaliculata isolate SZHN2017 linkage group LG2, ASM307304v1, whole genome shotgun sequence genome window above contains:
- the LOC112558033 gene encoding uncharacterized protein LOC112558033; the encoded protein is MRSHNTRLAILSATILCFAAYVFLYRKQSLFTSRNGLIAQSTETTVNNPPAVTVSANGWTQSNFSSTDSARLTTQQERATTSSVITLTGTTKKPVVCQEYNLTFVSAFFDFGDHAKGGGRRTVQAYYPWSEAFGRIYAPLIFYTDSDKFGEHIRQLRAHMAPHLTHVISVNRSTLWPFQYKDVIARLYARKDYPKHAPNTVVPEYSCSMHAKYACLHDAMVLQHGLVTTHFVAWVDIGYYRDLTNSNISYCIVPPKDFNETKVLYNQVYMPNFNLSPRDIFYHNHVWVGGGMFIATREVMLRLCDEYKRAATFLLLERNLSSTDQQTLYASMTTEGKRDVRLTVDIAVLPGTHGWFQLGNSLLRPV